One segment of Natronosalvus halobius DNA contains the following:
- a CDS encoding Rid family detoxifying hydrolase, with translation MEEISTDDAPASIGPYSQAMVHGDTVYVSGQGPANPESREVEVDDIRDQTAQTLENIGAILEAAGTSLDNVIKANVYVTDMDNYDAVNEVYAEYLSEPFPARCAVEVSDLPIDIGVEIEVVAAT, from the coding sequence ATGGAAGAAATCAGTACCGACGACGCACCCGCCAGTATCGGCCCGTACTCACAGGCGATGGTCCACGGCGACACGGTCTACGTCTCCGGACAGGGGCCAGCGAACCCCGAATCGAGGGAAGTCGAAGTCGACGACATTCGAGACCAGACAGCCCAGACCCTCGAGAACATCGGCGCCATCCTGGAGGCGGCGGGGACGTCGCTCGACAACGTGATCAAGGCCAACGTGTACGTCACCGACATGGACAACTACGACGCGGTCAACGAGGTGTACGCCGAGTACCTGTCCGAACCGTTCCCAGCACGTTGTGCGGTCGAGGTGTCGGACCTCCCGATCGACATCGGCGTCGAAATCGAAGTCGTCGCGGCGACGTAG
- a CDS encoding IclR family transcriptional regulator, with product MDQEALPSSGRVQATHLSLDILDEIRRRNGAGVTELATHFDRSKSTIHSHLRTLAVEGYLVNEDGFYTVGLRALQLGGHARVKHPLYRMAKDEVDELAKETGETAKIVVEEGGKGVYLYQSRSKQAVTTDSHVGTHVFLHSTAVGKAILAHLDESRREAILDEYGLPKVTPNTVTDRGALTARLEEIRERGFAFDDGERIEGLRCVAAPIKSDEAVLGSISVSGPKKRIDDETFRTTLPELVRDTARVIEINVTYS from the coding sequence ATGGACCAAGAAGCCCTCCCCTCCAGCGGCCGGGTGCAAGCGACGCACCTCTCGCTCGACATCCTGGACGAGATCCGTCGCCGGAACGGAGCCGGCGTGACCGAACTCGCCACTCACTTCGACCGTTCGAAGAGTACGATTCACAGCCACCTGCGGACGCTGGCTGTCGAGGGATATCTGGTCAACGAGGACGGGTTCTACACGGTCGGCCTTCGAGCCCTCCAGCTGGGCGGTCACGCCAGAGTCAAGCATCCTCTCTACAGGATGGCGAAAGACGAAGTGGACGAACTCGCGAAAGAGACGGGGGAAACGGCCAAGATCGTCGTCGAGGAGGGTGGCAAAGGCGTCTACCTCTATCAGTCCCGGTCGAAGCAGGCGGTTACGACCGACTCTCACGTGGGAACGCACGTGTTCTTGCACTCGACGGCGGTCGGAAAAGCGATTCTCGCTCACCTGGACGAATCGCGACGGGAAGCCATTCTAGACGAGTACGGACTCCCCAAAGTGACGCCGAACACGGTCACCGATCGAGGGGCGCTCACGGCTCGGCTCGAGGAAATCCGGGAGCGCGGCTTTGCGTTCGATGATGGCGAACGCATCGAAGGGCTGCGGTGCGTCGCCGCCCCGATTAAATCGGACGAAGCGGTGCTGGGGTCCATCAGTGTCTCCGGTCCGAAGAAACGAATCGACGACGAAACGTTTCGAACGACGCTCCCAGAGCTAGTACGAGATACCGCCCGTGTCATCGAAATTAACGTGACCTATTCGTAG
- a CDS encoding dihydrodipicolinate synthase family protein has translation MATAYGDLRESLQSVAFTTPTPFSADRDRVLHEEIEQNARTLYDAGARTFIPCGNTGEYYSLSQDERIDVIQSTVDALPDDATVVGGVGGSAKNAVELIEAYDTAGVDAVMVMYPRHTYIHEQGLIEYYRTLAAATDLGIVLYKRGDLLSETVLDDLSTIDNVVAVKYAVNDVKLFSRLVQTVSGDVEWLNGVAERYALAYAIEGADGFTTGIGNFVPKPVLALDEALSAGDWDRARRIKHALRPFEEFREEHGGGSAFSSAKNVPVVKYGQELQGMAGGPVREPLVELSSDDRDRVERYLERLESQNESTSLEA, from the coding sequence ATGGCTACCGCATACGGTGACTTACGCGAGAGTCTGCAAAGCGTAGCGTTCACGACACCGACGCCGTTTAGCGCCGATCGTGACCGAGTACTCCACGAAGAAATCGAGCAGAACGCTCGAACGCTCTACGACGCCGGCGCTCGGACGTTCATCCCCTGTGGAAACACGGGCGAGTACTACTCGCTATCCCAGGACGAACGGATCGACGTGATCCAATCGACGGTTGACGCCCTCCCCGACGACGCGACGGTCGTCGGCGGGGTCGGCGGGAGTGCGAAGAACGCCGTCGAACTGATCGAGGCGTACGATACGGCCGGGGTCGACGCCGTCATGGTCATGTATCCGAGACACACCTACATCCACGAGCAGGGGTTGATCGAGTACTACCGTACGCTCGCTGCGGCCACGGACCTCGGAATCGTCCTGTACAAGCGCGGCGACCTGCTCAGCGAGACGGTGCTCGACGACCTCTCGACGATCGACAACGTCGTCGCCGTAAAGTATGCCGTCAATGACGTCAAGCTATTCTCCCGACTGGTCCAGACGGTTTCGGGAGACGTCGAGTGGCTCAATGGCGTGGCCGAACGATACGCACTCGCGTACGCCATCGAGGGTGCGGACGGGTTCACCACCGGAATCGGGAACTTCGTCCCGAAGCCGGTCCTCGCACTCGACGAGGCACTCTCGGCCGGCGACTGGGATCGCGCCAGACGAATCAAACACGCGCTCCGTCCGTTCGAAGAGTTCAGGGAAGAACACGGCGGCGGGTCCGCGTTCAGTTCGGCGAAGAACGTGCCGGTGGTCAAGTACGGACAGGAGCTACAGGGAATGGCAGGTGGTCCCGTCCGCGAACCCCTCGTCGAACTCTCGAGCGACGATCGTGATCGCGTCGAACGGTACCTCGAGCGACTCGAGAGTCAGAACGAATCGACTTCTCTCGAGGCGTAA
- a CDS encoding HEAT repeat domain-containing protein — translation MSPKDRRERAEAIRTAVESNPETVDVDELADLLVSESRKARQTAFEAYRTLVSDRPAVADDVGARLESHLTDDAADVRERAALTSAAFADKHPDVVDGLVHALRSIGTDPAEPGREAAIVAIAKLAHVRPASIVPAVDALVAICDDPVSAPTTGRDERGGPVGKSDAAALQPERERRDQARLHAIAALTLLAADDPAAVRSDVPSIASLLQDDHHLIRAGACEVLEDLATAYPTSVEPFASELAERAATDTKHPVPWRAADALVALDAERPECVGEAVAPFASDLSRFLESSDVDRRRAGVALVADAALARPESLESMRPTLRDLLSDDDASVRMNAVISLGAAGTESDRSTIADLADSDPDERVRKTATRVHGRFDGSLDSE, via the coding sequence ATGTCGCCGAAAGATCGCAGGGAGCGCGCCGAGGCGATTCGCACCGCCGTCGAGTCGAACCCGGAGACGGTCGACGTGGACGAGCTCGCCGACCTCCTGGTGTCCGAATCCAGGAAGGCCCGCCAGACTGCATTCGAGGCCTATCGGACCCTCGTCTCGGACCGCCCGGCGGTCGCCGACGACGTCGGTGCCCGACTCGAGTCCCACCTCACCGACGACGCGGCCGACGTTCGCGAGCGGGCGGCGTTGACGAGTGCTGCGTTCGCCGACAAACATCCTGACGTCGTCGACGGGCTGGTCCATGCGCTCCGATCGATCGGCACCGACCCGGCTGAGCCTGGGCGAGAGGCGGCCATCGTCGCCATCGCAAAACTCGCACACGTACGGCCGGCATCGATCGTCCCCGCAGTCGACGCCCTCGTCGCCATCTGTGACGATCCGGTCTCCGCACCCACGACGGGTCGGGACGAACGCGGTGGCCCCGTCGGCAAATCGGATGCGGCGGCACTACAGCCGGAACGAGAGCGGCGCGATCAGGCGCGCCTCCACGCGATCGCGGCGCTCACACTGCTTGCCGCCGACGATCCGGCAGCCGTTCGATCCGACGTCCCGTCGATCGCCTCCCTCCTCCAGGACGACCACCACCTGATTCGAGCCGGCGCCTGCGAGGTGCTCGAGGATCTCGCGACGGCGTATCCGACGTCCGTCGAGCCGTTCGCGTCAGAGCTGGCAGAGCGAGCCGCTACCGACACGAAACACCCGGTTCCGTGGCGGGCGGCGGATGCGCTCGTCGCCCTCGACGCCGAGCGACCCGAGTGCGTCGGTGAGGCGGTGGCCCCGTTCGCGAGCGACCTGTCCCGGTTTCTCGAGTCGTCGGATGTCGATCGGCGGCGGGCGGGCGTCGCGTTGGTCGCAGACGCGGCGTTGGCTCGGCCGGAATCGCTCGAGTCGATGCGCCCGACGCTTCGAGACCTGCTCTCGGACGACGACGCGTCCGTCCGGATGAACGCGGTTATTTCCCTCGGCGCCGCCGGTACCGAGAGCGATCGGTCGACCATCGCCGACCTCGCCGATTCGGATCCGGACGAACGGGTTCGGAAGACCGCTACCCGTGTCCATGGGCGGTTCGATGGGTCGCTCGACAGCGAGTAG
- a CDS encoding ABC transporter ATP-binding protein yields MTQSKSELEYRNATEEPILEARDVSVTFDMDRGTSRVLDNVNFDVHRDEMLGIIGESGSGKSMFASALLNAVVEPGVATGEITYRPPGEEPVDVLSLTDDQLEKFRWEEIAMVFQGAMSSFNPTMKIRDHFEETIHAHRADMDEQMAHARQLLADLYLDPDRVLDSYPHELSGGMKQRALIALSLVLEPQVLVMDEPTAALDLLMQRSIMNLLDTLQNEYDLTIVFITHDLPLVAGLADRLAVMYAFEFVEYGPSEQIIREAAHPYTRALLKSVPSVDAPLEEMHPIEGESPDPVDTPAGCSYAPRCPISTPKCIDEDPGYHDVDDEQKATCFHWEQSAEAIPYTLGTENVDTQLDQATVSEEDAVVSLTDLEVHFDQSGFIDRLFDKDMTVRAVDDISLDIRENEVIALVGESGCGKTTLGKTAIGLQEPTGGTVAYRGQDIWEARRGDGEIDFDEIRRSLQIIHQDPGSSLNPSRTVRTSLSAPLKRWRPDLNATDRETVVYNLLERVGMKPAEDYALRYPHQLSGGEKQRVVLLRALLMSPDLILADEAVSALDVSLRVEMMDLMLNLQEMFDTSYLFISHDFSNARYLTEKSGGRIGIMYLGNLVEIGPAAEIIHEPKHPYTKVLRWATPPLDPDAAKKAQSTKPPVREIDIPDPTDPPSGCQFHTRCPEAREVCQREEPALLETDGASIAACFREDESHEYWESDPLYDDESVSVDELN; encoded by the coding sequence ATGACACAGTCTAAATCCGAACTCGAGTATCGAAACGCTACCGAGGAACCGATTCTGGAGGCACGCGACGTGTCCGTGACGTTCGACATGGATCGGGGAACGTCTCGCGTCCTCGATAACGTCAACTTCGACGTCCACCGCGACGAAATGCTCGGCATCATCGGCGAGAGTGGAAGCGGCAAGTCGATGTTCGCGTCGGCGTTGCTCAACGCGGTCGTCGAGCCGGGCGTCGCCACCGGCGAAATCACCTACCGTCCCCCTGGGGAAGAGCCCGTGGACGTCCTCTCGTTGACCGACGACCAGCTCGAGAAGTTCCGCTGGGAAGAGATCGCGATGGTGTTCCAGGGGGCCATGAGCTCGTTCAATCCGACCATGAAAATCAGGGATCACTTCGAGGAAACGATCCACGCTCACCGGGCGGACATGGACGAGCAGATGGCCCACGCCCGGCAACTTCTCGCAGACCTCTATCTCGACCCGGATCGCGTGCTCGACTCCTACCCGCACGAACTCTCCGGCGGCATGAAACAGCGCGCGCTCATCGCACTGAGTCTCGTCCTCGAGCCGCAGGTGCTGGTCATGGACGAACCGACCGCCGCGCTCGACTTGCTCATGCAGCGGTCGATCATGAACCTCCTGGACACGCTCCAGAACGAGTACGATCTGACCATCGTCTTCATCACCCACGACTTACCGCTCGTCGCCGGATTGGCGGATCGACTGGCGGTGATGTATGCGTTCGAGTTCGTCGAATACGGCCCCAGCGAGCAGATTATTCGCGAGGCGGCCCATCCGTATACGCGCGCCCTGCTGAAGTCTGTCCCGAGCGTCGACGCCCCGCTGGAGGAGATGCACCCGATCGAAGGCGAGAGCCCGGATCCGGTCGATACGCCGGCGGGGTGTTCGTACGCACCTCGCTGTCCGATCTCGACGCCGAAGTGTATCGACGAGGACCCGGGATATCACGACGTCGACGACGAACAGAAGGCGACGTGTTTCCACTGGGAACAGTCGGCTGAAGCGATTCCCTACACGCTCGGGACCGAGAACGTCGATACCCAGCTAGATCAGGCGACGGTCTCCGAGGAGGACGCCGTCGTCTCGTTGACCGACCTCGAGGTTCACTTCGACCAGTCCGGGTTCATCGACCGGCTCTTCGACAAGGACATGACGGTCCGTGCGGTCGACGACATCTCGCTCGACATCAGGGAAAACGAGGTCATCGCGCTCGTCGGCGAGTCCGGGTGCGGCAAAACGACGCTCGGGAAGACCGCCATCGGTCTCCAGGAGCCGACGGGCGGAACGGTCGCGTATCGGGGACAGGACATCTGGGAGGCCAGACGCGGCGACGGCGAGATCGACTTCGACGAGATTCGACGCTCGCTGCAGATCATCCACCAGGACCCGGGAAGCTCGCTCAACCCCAGTCGGACCGTCCGGACGAGTCTCTCGGCGCCGTTGAAGCGATGGCGACCGGACCTCAACGCCACGGATCGAGAGACCGTGGTGTACAACCTGCTCGAGCGGGTCGGCATGAAGCCGGCGGAGGACTACGCTCTCCGCTATCCCCACCAGCTATCGGGTGGGGAGAAACAGCGTGTCGTCCTCCTGCGGGCGCTCCTGATGAGTCCGGACCTCATCTTGGCCGACGAGGCCGTTAGCGCGCTAGACGTTTCGCTCCGCGTGGAGATGATGGACCTGATGCTCAACCTGCAGGAGATGTTCGATACCTCCTACCTGTTTATCTCTCACGACTTCTCGAACGCGCGGTACCTCACCGAAAAGTCCGGCGGTCGAATTGGGATCATGTACCTGGGCAACCTCGTCGAGATTGGGCCGGCGGCGGAGATAATTCACGAGCCGAAGCACCCGTACACGAAGGTGCTCCGGTGGGCGACGCCGCCCCTCGACCCGGACGCGGCGAAGAAGGCTCAGTCGACGAAACCGCCGGTTCGAGAGATCGACATCCCCGATCCGACGGATCCGCCGAGTGGCTGTCAGTTCCACACGCGCTGTCCCGAGGCCCGCGAGGTCTGTCAGCGAGAGGAACCGGCGCTCCTCGAAACCGACGGCGCCTCGATCGCGGCCTGTTTCCGGGAGGACGAGAGTCACGAGTACTGGGAGAGCGACCCCCTGTACGACGACGAGTCAGTGTCGGTCGACGAGTTGAACTGA
- a CDS encoding ABC transporter permease: protein MRQHLDRTRNALVSLVGVLIGLRYYWERIAHAFVTLLAVTTITFALFRLMPGSPADAMRADFERRLAGSGQAADPEVIDQMIRVHTGFDPDKPIYIQYVEYLRDVIIYQDFGQSIQYGDPVFDILFAAMPWSIFISIYGLAFGYTANILLGAAMAYKEGSRFDSYSTVLATFLNSIPYYVGAFFFLAFFAYDLGWFPGSGRYSRDVTAGLNPEFMWSIVHHGTLPIMSSFIVGFGGGALAMRGNSVRILGEDYLRVARLRGISSSRIATRYVARNAILPLYTQMMIGIAAVFSSSVVLEYIFTYPGVGWYTYDAIMRRDYPLLMGSFLFFTIVTLIGILIAEFTYGIVDPRAGSGDQSEAY, encoded by the coding sequence ATGAGACAGCATCTAGACCGTACCCGTAACGCGCTCGTCTCCCTCGTGGGCGTGCTCATCGGGTTGCGATACTACTGGGAACGCATCGCCCACGCGTTCGTGACGCTTCTCGCGGTGACGACGATCACGTTCGCCCTGTTTCGGCTGATGCCCGGTAGTCCGGCCGACGCAATGCGCGCGGACTTCGAGCGTCGGCTCGCCGGAAGTGGTCAGGCCGCCGATCCTGAAGTGATCGATCAGATGATTCGAGTCCACACGGGATTCGATCCGGACAAACCCATCTACATCCAGTACGTCGAGTATCTACGGGACGTCATCATCTACCAGGACTTCGGCCAGTCGATCCAGTACGGCGACCCGGTGTTCGACATCCTGTTTGCGGCGATGCCGTGGTCCATCTTCATCAGCATCTACGGCCTGGCGTTCGGATACACCGCGAACATCCTCCTGGGAGCGGCGATGGCGTACAAGGAAGGGTCGCGTTTCGACAGCTACTCCACGGTACTCGCCACCTTTCTCAACTCGATTCCGTACTACGTCGGCGCGTTCTTCTTCCTGGCGTTTTTCGCGTACGATCTCGGCTGGTTCCCTGGAAGCGGACGGTACAGCAGGGACGTCACTGCCGGACTCAATCCCGAGTTCATGTGGAGCATCGTTCACCACGGGACGCTCCCGATCATGTCGAGTTTCATCGTCGGCTTCGGCGGCGGTGCGCTCGCGATGCGCGGCAACTCTGTACGGATCCTGGGCGAAGACTACCTTCGGGTCGCCAGATTACGGGGGATTAGCTCGAGTCGGATCGCGACCCGGTACGTCGCCCGGAACGCAATCTTGCCTCTCTACACCCAGATGATGATCGGCATCGCTGCCGTCTTCTCGAGCAGTGTCGTCCTGGAGTACATCTTCACGTATCCAGGTGTCGGCTGGTACACCTACGACGCGATCATGCGGCGTGACTATCCGCTGCTCATGGGATCTTTCCTGTTCTTCACGATCGTCACGCTCATCGGCATCCTCATCGCGGAGTTCACGTACGGAATCGTCGATCCACGAGCGGGTTCAGGTGATCAGAGTGAAGCATACTGA